The DNA segment TAGTAAGTTTCCAATTAGAACTCGATCCAAACAAATACCATCTAACAGCACTTATGTTTAAAAATTGAATTGCTTCTAAAATTTCAGCTTGTGTGTGAGAAGGTAAGCTGTATAGGTATGAATCGATGTTTAATACAACTTCATTCAGTACGTTTTCTTTTTCCTTCTCCTCTATTGGTAAAAACGTAAACAATAGAGCATCCGCCAAAAAATAGAATAAATTCTGCCCTCGATTGTCCAAAAATCGACAATCCAACTCTCGATCACGTGTTGTGACATCATCCTTTGCCTGACAACCACTAGTGCTCAGGTACAAAAAGACAGCTCCCATCAACGATGTTTTGACAAGAGTACGTCTTGAAATCAGCTTTTGATTCAAAATTGCCATTCTTAATCCGTATTTTCACTCACAAATTAATGAATGAATATTCATTCCTTTTTTTACTTTACAAGTACTTTTTTAAAAAAAGAATGAAAAGAAATGGATTCGAGGTATCTATGACCCCTATCCAAAAAAGAACATCCCATACGGAAATGGGTTTGGATAGGTATACCATTTGAGCGAAAAGGCTTCTAAATTGAATAAAAGCGAAGAGATTTTAGCTGCTGCATTAGAATTGTTTACGGCGAAAGGGTTTGATGGAACGGCTGTGCCCCTAATTGCAGAACGAGCCAATGTAGCTGCGGGTACGATTTACCGTTATTTTGCCAGTAAAGAAGAACTTGTGAACTCACTCTTTCAAAAATGGCAAGAAAGTCTTTATTCAAAAATCAAAGATAGTTTTCCACACGAAGCAGGACCCAAAGAACAATTCCATCAAATTTGGAAATCCATGGCCGAATTCCAAAGAGAAAACCCTGTGGCTTTTGATTTTTTAGAAATGCAATACAACCTTCCCTATTTAGACAAAAAGAGTTTCGCAAAACGTGCGTTACTACTGAAGTTTCTTACTCGATTTGCTCATGACAACCGAGATATTCTGATTAAATTTCCACCAGATGCACTCATTGCGATTGTATGGGGAGCATTTGTTGGACTAGTAAAAGGTTCTCGGAATGGAAAAATAAAATTGGATGATCAATTCTTAAAAGAAACAGAAGACTTACTTTGGAATGCGATTAAACTTCCAACGTAAATATTTTGAATCATTTCTAATTATTTCCCATCTTCCAAAACTAAATCCACAAAAAAGGAATATCCCATTTCATTTACATGGGAAAATACAATTACTTTCTTTTTTAATGTTTTGTCCCAATACGGGTCACTAACTTGCCAATTGCCATTGTCACGAAACACTTGTTTAACGTGCTTATAAAAAAATGGCATATACGACCAGTTTTTCTGCAAAAAAACCATGTTCTCAATAAACCCAGAATCATTCGTCCTTTCATAGTACGGTGAAACTTGGGTTCCTTGCCAATCTGTTACATATACTCTTTGGATCATCGGATCCAATTTGAAGAAACTTTGTGGGTCAATGATCACTCGATTCCCTAATGTAATTGTTTTTAAAGGAAGTGACATCAACTTGGATTTGATTTGTTTTTCAAATTCAATTTCTTTTGCAACTTCTATACGTTTTGATTCGTGGTACAAATGTAATTGCGGAACGACAACATCCTTTATGGTTTGTTTGTCCTCTTTGTATTCTAATGGTTTTCCTAAAAAATAACCTTGTAAAAAAGTCGCACCAGAACTGACTGCTTGGTACAATTCTTTTTC comes from the Leptospira ellinghausenii genome and includes:
- a CDS encoding TetR/AcrR family transcriptional regulator gives rise to the protein MSEKASKLNKSEEILAAALELFTAKGFDGTAVPLIAERANVAAGTIYRYFASKEELVNSLFQKWQESLYSKIKDSFPHEAGPKEQFHQIWKSMAEFQRENPVAFDFLEMQYNLPYLDKKSFAKRALLLKFLTRFAHDNRDILIKFPPDALIAIVWGAFVGLVKGSRNGKIKLDDQFLKETEDLLWNAIKLPT